A stretch of the uncultured Desulfobacter sp. genome encodes the following:
- a CDS encoding sugar phosphate nucleotidyltransferase, with protein sequence MDKIAIIILAAGKGSRMNSDLPKVLHTVAGKSMVNHVIDAAAQVALNHIHVVVGHKAEKVQKEIQKENNVQFAFQKKLLGTGDAVRIALPTVDPHIEHVMVLCGDVPLIRTQTIVGLVSIHQEQQADLTVLAAKVDDPTGYGRIIQGKDGGLLAIREEADATDMEKQINIVNSGIFCFAKQFLEYGLKRIKNNNNQSEYYLTDLVEIAVQSRARTFVKIIDSAEQVMGVNTIEQLNCINAAFHQTSNELS encoded by the coding sequence ATGGACAAAATTGCAATTATCATACTGGCTGCAGGAAAAGGCAGTCGTATGAATTCGGATTTACCTAAGGTGCTTCACACGGTTGCAGGAAAAAGCATGGTTAATCATGTGATTGATGCTGCAGCGCAGGTCGCTTTAAATCATATTCATGTTGTAGTAGGGCACAAAGCCGAAAAAGTGCAAAAAGAAATCCAAAAAGAAAATAATGTTCAATTTGCCTTTCAAAAGAAACTTTTAGGGACAGGAGATGCTGTTAGAATTGCATTGCCAACGGTTGATCCACACATTGAACACGTCATGGTTTTGTGCGGTGACGTTCCCTTGATACGAACGCAAACCATCGTTGGTTTGGTTTCAATCCATCAGGAACAACAGGCGGATTTAACTGTCCTTGCTGCAAAGGTTGATGACCCAACCGGTTATGGTAGAATTATCCAGGGTAAGGACGGAGGGCTTCTTGCTATACGTGAAGAGGCCGATGCAACTGACATGGAAAAGCAAATTAATATCGTAAATTCTGGGATTTTTTGTTTTGCAAAACAATTTCTCGAATACGGTTTGAAACGGATTAAAAACAATAATAATCAGAGTGAGTATTATCTCACCGATCTTGTTGAAATTGCAGTACAGAGCCGAGCTCGAACATTTGTTAAGATCATAGATAGTGCCGAACAGGTAATGGGTGTCAATACCATTGAGCAGTTGAACTGTATCAATGCTGCGTTTCATCAGACATCGAATGAATTATCTTGA
- a CDS encoding F0F1 ATP synthase subunit epsilon: MADQFFLEVVTPQKAIVSEEIKSISAPGSEGEFCALKGHTTFLTSLKVGAVRYEDATGKETILFVNNGFAEVLPDKVTILAESAERREDINLSRAQEAQSRAERRLSDKAADTDIVRAQAALQRALFRIKVAGTN, encoded by the coding sequence ATGGCTGATCAATTTTTTCTTGAGGTGGTAACGCCGCAAAAGGCTATTGTCAGTGAAGAGATTAAGAGCATCTCAGCACCCGGCAGTGAAGGTGAATTCTGTGCCTTGAAAGGACATACAACCTTTCTGACCTCCTTGAAAGTCGGTGCGGTCCGTTATGAAGACGCAACCGGAAAAGAGACCATTCTCTTTGTTAATAACGGATTTGCCGAAGTGCTTCCGGATAAGGTTACCATTCTTGCAGAATCGGCTGAGCGCCGTGAGGATATTAATCTTAGCCGGGCACAAGAGGCCCAAAGTCGCGCGGAAAGACGTCTGAGCGACAAAGCTGCAGATACAGATATCGTTCGTGCTCAAGCTGCATTGCAGAGGGCTTTGTTCCGGATTAAAGTTGCTGGAACAAATTAA
- the atpG gene encoding ATP synthase F1 subunit gamma, translating into MATLKEVQSKIVSVKKTKQITSAMKMVATSRLRGSQNAMEAFKPYASKFAEVLGSIAGKSGEGASPLLVAKDEVKKVALLLCTSDRGLCGGFNINLIDKAEKMLKAELSGKEVSFVCYGKKGRDWAKKQGKSIDAEYIGVVGGNVDFSVASGSGQTLINNFLEGNVDEVYLIYSEFQGMAKQIPTVKQILPIPSLDDVVEEEAAPADDDGSFLPEHICEPSSDALLGEMLPKNVFIQIYDALLQTSTSEHAARMRAMENATKACSDLVDELQTIFNKTRQAGITSDLMDIVGGAEALKG; encoded by the coding sequence ATGGCAACATTAAAAGAAGTACAATCGAAAATAGTCAGTGTAAAAAAGACTAAACAGATTACCTCTGCCATGAAAATGGTCGCCACTTCAAGATTGCGCGGTTCCCAGAATGCCATGGAGGCATTTAAACCCTATGCCTCCAAATTTGCAGAAGTTCTGGGATCCATTGCCGGTAAATCAGGGGAGGGTGCTTCCCCTCTTTTGGTTGCCAAAGATGAAGTAAAAAAGGTGGCCCTACTCCTGTGTACATCAGACAGGGGTCTATGTGGTGGATTTAACATTAATTTGATCGATAAAGCTGAAAAAATGCTCAAAGCTGAGCTCAGCGGAAAAGAGGTCTCTTTTGTCTGCTATGGCAAAAAAGGCCGCGACTGGGCAAAAAAACAGGGCAAATCCATTGATGCTGAATATATCGGTGTCGTGGGCGGCAACGTTGATTTCTCAGTGGCTTCCGGTTCAGGGCAGACATTAATCAACAATTTCCTTGAAGGAAATGTGGATGAAGTATATCTGATCTATTCTGAATTTCAGGGTATGGCAAAACAGATCCCGACAGTTAAACAGATTCTTCCCATTCCATCTCTTGATGATGTGGTAGAAGAAGAAGCTGCGCCTGCAGACGATGATGGCTCTTTTCTGCCGGAACACATCTGTGAGCCCTCTTCCGATGCACTTTTGGGCGAAATGCTCCCCAAAAATGTTTTTATCCAGATATACGATGCACTGCTTCAAACCTCGACTTCCGAACATGCTGCCCGTATGCGGGCCATGGAAAATGCAACCAAGGCATGTTCAGATCTTGTGGACGAACTGCAGACCATATTCAACAAAACCCGTCAGGCAGGTATTACGTCAGACCTTATGGATATTGTTGGTGGTGCCGAAGCCCTTAAGGGGTAA
- the atpF gene encoding F0F1 ATP synthase subunit B, whose translation MKNVNWKKHLKVSATVVALVAGATVVWASGGGHGEAAHASHNVWHDVDTWKVLNFVVLALGCFFIAKKPVAQFFSSRTKGIEEELTDLEQKKAEAERKLAEYETRFRNLEQESEQIVEDYIKQGEEAKKRIIAEAEAQAEKLEDMAKRNIEQEFKAAKTLLKQEVVGRAMEQAEALIKKSITTQDQNRLVDEYLKKVEA comes from the coding sequence ATGAAAAACGTTAATTGGAAAAAACACCTTAAAGTTTCCGCAACTGTCGTGGCTCTTGTGGCTGGTGCGACAGTGGTCTGGGCTTCCGGTGGCGGTCACGGTGAAGCAGCTCATGCAAGTCATAACGTGTGGCACGATGTTGATACCTGGAAGGTGCTCAACTTTGTTGTGCTTGCGCTTGGCTGCTTTTTCATCGCTAAGAAACCGGTGGCGCAGTTCTTTTCTTCCCGTACGAAGGGGATAGAAGAAGAGTTGACAGACTTGGAACAGAAAAAAGCTGAAGCAGAGAGAAAACTTGCCGAATATGAAACCCGGTTTAGAAATCTTGAACAGGAATCTGAACAGATTGTTGAGGATTATATCAAACAGGGCGAAGAGGCCAAGAAAAGAATCATTGCAGAGGCTGAAGCTCAGGCTGAAAAACTCGAAGATATGGCGAAACGCAATATCGAACAAGAGTTCAAGGCCGCAAAAACGCTTCTTAAGCAGGAGGTTGTGGGTCGTGCTATGGAGCAGGCAGAGGCACTCATTAAAAAATCCATCACGACCCAGGATCAGAACCGTCTGGTCGATGAATACTTGAAAAAGGTGGAGGCATAA
- the atpD gene encoding F0F1 ATP synthase subunit beta, with protein MAENIGKISQVLGAVVDVEFEPGKLPPVLTALTVTNPTIGDMEDNLVIEVAQHLGDNVVRCIGMDVTDGLQRGMVVKDTGKPIMMPVGEASLGRVLNVVGRPVDGLGDISQDKMLPIHRHAPAFTEQDTTVRVLETGVKVIDLLVPFPRGGKMGMFGGAGVGKTVIMMEMVNNIAMQHGGISVFGGVGERTREGNDLYHEMKDSGVLPKCALVYGQMTEPPGARARVALSALTCAEYFRDEEGQDVLLFVDNIFRFTQAGAEVSATLGRMPSAVGYQPTLAVDMGELQERITSTDKGSITAVQCVYVPADDLTDPAPATTFGHLDGTVVLSRQIAELGIYPAVDPLDSTSRILDAAYIGDDHYNVARVVQQTLQKYKELQDIIAILGMDELSDEDKITVQRARKLQKFLSQPFHVAETFTGMPGIFVKVEDTVRSFKEIIEGKHDDLPENAFYMVGAIEDAIEKAKAE; from the coding sequence ATGGCTGAAAATATAGGTAAAATTTCACAGGTACTCGGCGCGGTTGTTGACGTTGAGTTCGAGCCCGGAAAACTTCCCCCGGTTCTTACCGCCCTGACTGTCACCAACCCCACCATTGGGGATATGGAAGATAATCTGGTTATCGAAGTGGCCCAGCATTTGGGTGACAATGTTGTTCGCTGCATCGGCATGGACGTAACCGACGGTCTTCAGCGTGGTATGGTAGTAAAAGACACCGGCAAACCAATTATGATGCCTGTTGGCGAAGCCTCTCTGGGTCGCGTTCTTAACGTTGTCGGCCGCCCGGTTGACGGTCTTGGCGATATCTCCCAAGACAAAATGCTTCCCATCCACAGACACGCTCCTGCTTTTACCGAGCAGGATACTACGGTTCGCGTTCTTGAAACCGGCGTAAAGGTTATCGACCTTCTGGTTCCCTTCCCCCGTGGCGGTAAAATGGGCATGTTCGGTGGTGCCGGTGTTGGTAAGACCGTTATCATGATGGAAATGGTTAACAACATCGCTATGCAGCATGGTGGTATCTCCGTGTTTGGCGGTGTTGGTGAAAGAACACGTGAAGGTAACGACCTTTACCACGAAATGAAAGATTCAGGCGTTCTTCCCAAATGTGCTCTGGTTTATGGTCAGATGACTGAACCTCCCGGAGCCCGCGCGCGTGTTGCGCTGTCCGCTTTGACTTGTGCTGAATATTTCCGTGATGAAGAGGGCCAGGACGTGCTTCTCTTTGTTGATAACATCTTCCGTTTCACCCAGGCCGGTGCTGAGGTATCTGCAACTCTAGGTCGTATGCCGTCTGCCGTTGGTTATCAGCCGACTCTCGCGGTTGACATGGGTGAGCTTCAGGAACGTATTACATCTACTGATAAAGGTTCCATTACTGCTGTTCAGTGCGTATACGTACCTGCCGATGACTTGACTGACCCTGCACCTGCAACTACTTTTGGTCATCTCGACGGAACCGTTGTTCTTTCCCGTCAGATTGCAGAGCTTGGTATCTATCCGGCCGTGGATCCGCTTGATTCCACGTCAAGAATTCTGGATGCCGCTTACATTGGTGACGATCATTATAACGTTGCCCGTGTTGTTCAGCAGACACTGCAAAAATACAAAGAACTCCAGGACATCATTGCCATTCTGGGTATGGACGAGCTGTCTGACGAAGATAAAATTACAGTACAGCGCGCCAGAAAACTTCAGAAGTTCCTGTCCCAGCCGTTCCATGTAGCTGAAACCTTTACCGGCATGCCTGGCATCTTCGTAAAGGTTGAAGATACGGTTCGGTCTTTCAAGGAAATCATCGAAGGTAAGCATGATGACCTTCCCGAAAATGCTTTCTATATGGTTGGGGCTATCGAAGACGCCATTGAAAAAGCCAAAGCTGAATAA
- the atpA gene encoding F0F1 ATP synthase subunit alpha — translation MEIKAEEISQIIKDQIKGFDAQVDLSETGVVLSAGDGIARVYGLEKVKAMELVEFPGGILGLALNLEEDNVGVAILGDDKVIKEGDMVKRTDRIASVPVGEALLGRVVTTTGEPVDGKGPIASDTFMNMELVAPGVIARKGVHEPCYTGSKAVDGMTPVGRGQRELIIGDRQIGKTAVAVDAIIAQKESGIKCIYVACGQKKSTVAQVVAALEEHGAMEYTTVVVASASESAAMQYLAPYAGCAMGEYFRDKGEHSLIIYDDLSKQAAAYRQVSLLLRRPPGREAFPGDIFYNHSRLLERSAKMSDELGAGSLTALPIIETQEGDVSAFIPTNVISITDGQIFLDKDLFFAGIRPAIDVGLSVSRVGGAAQVKAMKQVAGTLRLDLAQYRELEAFAAFGSDLDAATQKQLTRGERLVELLKQPQYQPLPMYKQVTVLYAGTKGYLDAYPKEAVPAYEAGLYEFVENRYPEIFTGLKEKEKIDDEIEAKLKECLTAYGEEFKTTL, via the coding sequence ATGGAAATTAAAGCAGAAGAAATAAGCCAGATAATCAAAGATCAAATTAAAGGGTTTGATGCACAGGTTGATCTGAGCGAAACAGGTGTTGTTCTATCTGCGGGTGACGGTATTGCCCGTGTTTATGGTCTGGAAAAAGTAAAAGCCATGGAACTGGTTGAGTTTCCCGGTGGTATTCTTGGGCTGGCACTTAACCTTGAAGAAGACAACGTCGGTGTCGCTATTCTTGGTGATGACAAAGTCATCAAAGAAGGCGATATGGTTAAAAGAACCGACCGTATCGCTTCCGTTCCCGTTGGCGAAGCACTGCTGGGCCGTGTTGTAACCACCACTGGTGAACCTGTTGACGGCAAAGGTCCCATCGCTTCTGATACATTTATGAACATGGAACTGGTTGCCCCTGGCGTTATTGCAAGAAAAGGTGTTCACGAACCCTGCTACACCGGTTCTAAAGCAGTTGACGGTATGACCCCTGTTGGTCGCGGTCAACGTGAGCTGATCATTGGTGACCGTCAGATTGGTAAAACAGCTGTTGCAGTTGACGCCATCATCGCTCAGAAAGAAAGCGGCATTAAATGTATCTATGTTGCCTGCGGCCAGAAAAAATCTACGGTTGCCCAGGTGGTTGCTGCCCTTGAAGAACATGGCGCAATGGAATATACCACCGTTGTTGTGGCCTCCGCTTCTGAATCTGCAGCTATGCAGTATCTGGCTCCCTATGCCGGTTGCGCCATGGGCGAATACTTCCGCGATAAAGGCGAACATTCCCTGATCATCTATGATGACCTTTCAAAACAGGCTGCCGCTTACCGTCAGGTATCTCTGCTGCTTAGACGTCCGCCCGGACGTGAAGCGTTCCCCGGCGATATTTTCTACAACCACAGCCGTCTGCTCGAACGTTCCGCCAAAATGAGTGATGAGCTTGGTGCCGGTTCTTTGACCGCACTTCCCATCATTGAAACCCAGGAAGGTGACGTGTCTGCATTTATTCCCACCAACGTTATCTCCATTACCGACGGCCAGATTTTCCTTGACAAGGACCTTTTCTTTGCCGGTATCCGTCCGGCTATTGATGTTGGTTTGTCTGTATCCCGCGTTGGTGGTGCAGCCCAGGTTAAAGCCATGAAACAGGTAGCAGGGACCCTGCGTCTGGATCTTGCCCAGTACAGAGAGCTCGAAGCCTTTGCCGCTTTCGGTTCTGACCTTGATGCCGCAACCCAAAAACAGTTGACCCGTGGTGAAAGACTCGTTGAGCTGCTCAAACAGCCCCAGTACCAGCCGCTTCCCATGTACAAGCAGGTAACTGTTCTTTATGCCGGCACCAAAGGATATCTGGATGCATACCCCAAAGAAGCAGTTCCTGCCTATGAGGCTGGATTGTATGAATTTGTGGAAAATCGTTATCCCGAAATTTTCACAGGCCTCAAAGAAAAAGAAAAAATTGATGACGAAATTGAGGCTAAGCTCAAAGAATGCCTTACAGCCTATGGCGAAGAATTTAAAACTACCCTGTAA
- the mrdA gene encoding penicillin-binding protein 2: MGAIKENSDREWIKHRYIGAGLCLVFIFGVLFLRLVYLQMIRGEEYRRLSMTNCVRLKSIKSSRGLIYDRNHNLLVDNRPAFDLTIVLEDAKPLEKTLERLAELTGDSCEELMATIKKAGRSAFYKPLVLKRDITRDLLAVIEAHQFDLPGIHIDIEPTRNYIHKKTAAHLIGYLGEINKDELASGKFPNVRSGDSIGRYGVEKSFEADLQGKRGGHQVEVDVNGRVIKILKTVEPVSGKDLVLTMDLALQQTAEKMLGENDGAVVALDPSNGDVLVMASSPSFDQNDFIGGISSKKWQLLRDDPGRPMNNKAIQAEYPPASTYKTITALAGLEEKVIDRNSTFFCPGFYKFGNRRYHCWNKYGHGNLNVVDAIAQSCDVFFYQTGEKLGVDALARYAYGSGLGRLTGIRLAHERPGLIPTSAWKKKRFKEPWQAGETLSISIGQGFNLVTPLQMAVFISAVGNNGTLYRPRLVKSVQDAKGQMIREIEPEITGGLPASKNNLAIVREGLLKVVHGNRGTARRIRLPGIEIAGKTGTAQVFSRKAGEKFNNKKLKRTLQDHAWFVCYAPAQDPKIAIAVIIEHGEHGSSAAAPVAKELIHAYLGDPQVPTALVKEDQAHVE, translated from the coding sequence GTGGGCGCAATTAAAGAAAATTCAGACAGGGAATGGATCAAGCATCGATATATAGGGGCAGGGTTGTGCCTTGTTTTTATTTTTGGTGTTCTTTTTTTAAGGTTGGTTTATCTTCAGATGATTCGCGGTGAAGAGTATCGGCGGTTGTCTATGACCAATTGTGTCCGACTCAAAAGCATAAAATCTTCTAGGGGATTGATTTATGACCGCAATCACAACCTTCTTGTGGACAATCGCCCGGCCTTTGACCTGACCATTGTTCTGGAGGATGCTAAACCCCTTGAGAAGACACTTGAGCGTTTGGCAGAACTAACTGGCGATTCTTGTGAAGAGCTGATGGCAACCATAAAAAAAGCAGGGAGATCTGCCTTTTATAAACCACTTGTTCTTAAGCGAGATATAACAAGGGATTTGCTTGCGGTTATAGAGGCCCATCAGTTTGATCTGCCGGGTATCCACATTGATATTGAACCGACCAGAAATTATATCCATAAAAAAACGGCCGCTCACCTTATCGGCTATCTTGGTGAGATCAATAAAGATGAACTGGCATCCGGGAAATTTCCCAACGTCCGGTCCGGCGATTCCATTGGACGGTACGGGGTTGAAAAAAGTTTTGAGGCGGATCTGCAGGGCAAGCGGGGAGGGCACCAGGTCGAAGTGGACGTAAACGGCCGGGTGATAAAGATACTCAAAACTGTAGAGCCGGTTTCCGGAAAGGATCTGGTTCTGACAATGGATCTGGCACTTCAACAAACAGCCGAAAAAATGTTGGGGGAGAACGACGGAGCTGTTGTGGCGCTTGATCCCTCAAACGGGGATGTTCTGGTGATGGCATCGTCGCCCAGTTTTGACCAGAATGATTTTATTGGCGGAATCTCTAGTAAAAAATGGCAGCTTCTAAGGGATGATCCGGGCAGACCTATGAATAACAAGGCCATTCAGGCAGAGTATCCCCCGGCATCCACATATAAAACGATTACGGCCCTGGCCGGACTTGAAGAAAAGGTGATTGATAGGAATTCCACCTTTTTTTGTCCGGGGTTCTATAAGTTTGGCAACCGGCGTTATCACTGCTGGAACAAGTATGGACATGGTAATTTAAACGTTGTGGATGCCATTGCACAATCCTGCGATGTATTTTTTTATCAAACCGGCGAAAAACTTGGCGTTGATGCCCTGGCAAGGTATGCCTATGGCTCTGGTCTTGGGCGGTTAACCGGTATTCGTCTGGCCCACGAACGCCCCGGATTGATCCCCACATCTGCGTGGAAAAAAAAGCGATTCAAGGAACCCTGGCAGGCCGGTGAAACTTTGTCCATCAGTATCGGACAGGGGTTTAATCTGGTTACTCCCTTGCAGATGGCCGTGTTCATTTCTGCTGTAGGGAATAACGGCACCCTTTATCGGCCAAGGCTTGTCAAATCCGTTCAAGATGCGAAGGGGCAAATGATTCGAGAAATTGAGCCTGAAATTACCGGTGGGTTGCCGGCTTCTAAAAATAATTTGGCCATTGTCAGAGAAGGATTGTTAAAAGTTGTTCACGGTAACCGCGGCACTGCCCGGCGCATCCGTCTTCCCGGTATTGAAATCGCCGGGAAAACCGGTACGGCACAGGTGTTTTCCCGCAAAGCCGGGGAGAAGTTCAATAATAAAAAATTGAAGCGTACTCTCCAGGATCACGCCTGGTTTGTCTGTTATGCGCCGGCCCAGGACCCTAAAATTGCCATTGCCGTAATCATTGAGCATGGCGAGCATGGCTCGAGTGCCGCTGCCCCCGTTGCAAAAGAGTTGATCCATGCCTATCTTGGGGACCCTCAAGTTCCAACAGCCCTGGTTAAGGAAGATCAGGCACATGTGGAGTAA
- the rodA gene encoding rod shape-determining protein RodA, whose translation MFDRRLVSNFDWGFLLLIFFICILGLTILYSAVTAGYAGMALHPLFKKQVVWLCVGFAIMMGCLVIDFKEFAKLHLLIYAACVGLLIATWLVGHTGGGSQRWLVLGPVRIQTSELMKISLIISLASVYADSISPEGLGFRHLIKPAILCIIPFGLIVIQPDLGTGLLLLLIAGCLTLFVKVEKKVVFILGVVGVFLVPLVWFFGLKDYQRDRILTFLNPERDPLGAGYHIIQSKIAIGSGMLTGKGFLHGTQNALNFLPEQHTDFILSVLAEEWGLAGCAVLLSLYFILLFWGLNISYNCRNMFGSLLAMGVTIMIFWQIFINIGMVMGLMPVVGVPLPLVSYGGSSVVTNMVGFGILLNISMRKFNTA comes from the coding sequence ATGTTTGACCGCCGTCTCGTATCAAATTTTGACTGGGGATTTCTTTTACTTATATTTTTTATTTGTATTCTGGGATTAACTATCCTTTATTCGGCGGTAACAGCCGGATACGCAGGGATGGCTTTGCATCCCCTTTTTAAAAAACAGGTTGTCTGGCTTTGTGTCGGGTTTGCCATCATGATGGGCTGCCTGGTCATCGATTTTAAAGAGTTTGCCAAACTGCACCTGCTTATCTATGCCGCATGTGTTGGGCTTTTGATTGCGACCTGGCTTGTAGGGCATACCGGCGGCGGCTCCCAGCGCTGGCTGGTATTAGGTCCTGTTCGGATTCAGACCTCTGAATTGATGAAAATTTCTTTGATCATCAGCTTGGCTTCGGTTTATGCAGACAGTATCAGTCCTGAAGGTTTGGGGTTCAGGCATTTAATCAAACCGGCAATTTTATGTATTATTCCTTTTGGCCTCATCGTTATCCAGCCGGATTTGGGTACAGGGCTTTTGCTTTTGCTCATTGCCGGCTGTCTCACTTTATTTGTAAAGGTCGAAAAAAAAGTTGTGTTCATTCTGGGGGTTGTTGGCGTTTTCCTGGTTCCGCTTGTCTGGTTTTTCGGACTTAAGGATTATCAGAGAGATAGGATTTTAACCTTTTTAAATCCTGAACGGGACCCCCTTGGCGCAGGGTATCACATCATCCAGTCAAAAATTGCTATCGGTTCGGGTATGCTTACCGGTAAAGGATTTCTCCATGGAACCCAGAATGCTTTGAATTTTTTGCCTGAACAACATACGGATTTTATTCTTTCCGTGCTGGCCGAAGAATGGGGGCTTGCGGGGTGTGCTGTTCTGCTGAGTCTCTATTTTATTTTGCTGTTTTGGGGGTTGAATATTTCTTATAATTGCCGGAATATGTTTGGCTCCCTATTGGCTATGGGGGTTACCATTATGATTTTTTGGCAAATTTTTATCAATATAGGTATGGTGATGGGATTGATGCCGGTGGTTGGCGTACCTTTGCCATTGGTTTCTTATGGGGGGTCCTCGGTTGTTACTAATATGGTTGGTTTTGGTATTTTGCTGAATATTAGCATGCGAAAGTTTAACACTGCCTAA
- a CDS encoding ATPase gives MITVIPDISAVYQMVNFLVLLFLLNLVLYKPIRKVILERKAKVGTLNSGVETASANLEKQKDDYKEGLKQARGEGLKHKEVFIEEASAQEKEIITRINQKAQANFAQIKAQVAEETEQARKALEAEVEVYAKAIGEKILGRAC, from the coding sequence ATGATAACTGTGATTCCTGATATATCAGCGGTATATCAGATGGTCAATTTTCTTGTCCTGCTATTCCTCCTCAACCTGGTTCTGTACAAACCCATTCGAAAGGTCATTCTCGAAAGAAAAGCCAAGGTCGGCACCTTAAATTCAGGTGTTGAAACAGCCTCGGCTAATCTTGAGAAACAAAAGGATGATTATAAGGAAGGGTTAAAACAGGCAAGGGGTGAAGGCCTCAAACACAAAGAGGTATTCATCGAGGAGGCGTCTGCTCAGGAGAAGGAGATTATTACCCGGATCAATCAGAAAGCGCAGGCTAACTTTGCCCAAATCAAGGCACAGGTGGCTGAAGAAACCGAACAGGCCCGCAAAGCGCTTGAGGCTGAGGTTGAGGTGTATGCCAAAGCCATCGGCGAAAAGATTCTTGGGAGGGCATGTTAA
- the atpH gene encoding ATP synthase F1 subunit delta, whose amino-acid sequence MKNLAVSRRYAKALILIGQEDGQAEGYNNELSAMVGLLDSNEGFEQALINPLIGKTDRKKLLDAVIASAGFSKVMNSFLSLLFDKGRISFLRDIATYYSTMADELKGVVKASVVAATNLSKTNINKIQKSLSQKTGKTVVLDVQKDSSLIGGIITKIGDLVLDGSVKTQLINMRETLKKGESL is encoded by the coding sequence ATGAAGAATCTCGCAGTTTCAAGGCGTTATGCCAAGGCATTGATTTTGATAGGCCAGGAGGATGGCCAGGCGGAAGGGTACAACAACGAGCTTTCCGCAATGGTTGGGCTGTTAGACTCCAATGAGGGTTTTGAACAGGCCCTCATCAATCCGTTAATTGGAAAAACTGATCGTAAAAAGCTTCTTGATGCAGTCATCGCTTCTGCAGGCTTTTCAAAAGTGATGAATTCTTTTTTGTCCTTGCTTTTTGATAAAGGCAGAATCAGTTTTCTTAGAGATATTGCGACTTATTACAGCACCATGGCTGATGAACTTAAAGGTGTTGTCAAGGCTAGTGTTGTGGCTGCCACAAACTTGTCCAAGACAAACATTAATAAAATTCAAAAGTCGTTGTCTCAGAAAACCGGTAAAACTGTTGTGCTTGATGTACAAAAGGATTCAAGCCTTATTGGCGGTATCATCACAAAAATCGGCGATCTTGTTCTTGACGGCAGCGTAAAAACCCAGCTGATCAATATGAGGGAAACTTTAAAAAAAGGTGAGAGTTTATAA
- the zapB gene encoding cell division protein ZapB gives MNNEDIAAKFDDIHIHVDFLIESCQSLQKENAELSLKIRELEDQLEQKIKKEDVYVDRESLMNEKINGLLSKLDGFSETVSGG, from the coding sequence TTGAATAATGAGGATATAGCAGCTAAGTTTGATGACATTCACATCCATGTCGACTTTTTAATAGAGTCCTGCCAGAGTCTTCAAAAAGAAAACGCAGAGCTTTCTTTGAAAATTAGAGAACTTGAAGACCAGTTGGAACAGAAGATAAAAAAAGAAGATGTCTATGTCGACCGGGAGTCCTTGATGAATGAAAAAATAAACGGACTTCTTTCAAAGCTGGACGGTTTCTCAGAAACCGTATCCGGGGGATGA
- a CDS encoding cell division protein ZapA: MDEIVKIELFGEEFNFKPDKDKTYDPEKIAAHVKEYINEAESLFQNKTSSKNRIAILLLAAMNLSKDYHELRLKYSDLEKDIDDRVSSLLDKIDKTMK; this comes from the coding sequence TTGGATGAAATCGTTAAAATTGAGCTTTTCGGGGAAGAATTTAATTTTAAACCGGATAAAGATAAAACATATGATCCGGAAAAGATTGCAGCACATGTCAAGGAATATATTAATGAAGCAGAAAGCCTTTTCCAAAATAAAACCAGTAGTAAAAACAGGATCGCTATTTTGCTTCTTGCAGCCATGAATCTATCTAAGGATTATCATGAACTGCGATTGAAATATTCCGACCTTGAAAAAGATATTGATGACAGAGTATCATCCTTATTGGATAAAATAGACAAGACAATGAAATAA